Sequence from the Candidatus Methylacidiphilales bacterium genome:
TTACTCCTTTGTAGCAATAGCCTCACCCCAGCTATCGTCTATCCAAGATGGCCAAGCCACCGTTAGTCAATCCTCTAACACCACCACCATCAATCAAACCTCATCTGCTACCACTATTACCTGGAACTCATTTAATGTACAGGCCAACGAACAAGTAATCTTTAACCAACCCTCTACGACAGCTATTGC
This genomic interval carries:
- a CDS encoding filamentous hemagglutinin N-terminal domain-containing protein yields the protein MIIILALFLYSFVAIASPQLSSIQDGQATVSQSSNTTTINQTSSATTITWNSFNVQANEQVIFNQPSTTAIAINHILDSNPSQIFGSISANGRIILLNPQGFYFGANSSVSANTFIAA